A genomic window from Lotus japonicus ecotype B-129 chromosome 1, LjGifu_v1.2 includes:
- the LOC130733747 gene encoding LOW QUALITY PROTEIN: probable fructokinase-6, chloroplastic (The sequence of the model RefSeq protein was modified relative to this genomic sequence to represent the inferred CDS: inserted 2 bases in 2 codons) translates to MLADILKENNVNNQGMRFDPXARTALAFVXMFYRNPSADMLLQEDELDLDLIRKAKIFHYGSISLITEPCKSAHIAAAKAAKDAGVVLSYDPNLRLPLWPSADSAREGILSIWETADIIEISEEEISFLTKGEDPYDDAVVHKLFHPNLKLLLVTEGAEGCRYYTKEFSGRVTGMKGKIALITGGDSGIGRAVCNLFALEGAAVIFTYVKGQEDKDARDTIEMIKRAGILLK, encoded by the exons ATGCTTGCTGATATACTCAAGGAAAATAATGTAAACAACCAAGGGATGCGATTTGACC GTGCTCGTACTGCTTTGGCATTTG ACATGTTTTATCGTAATCCCAGTGCTGATATGCTGCTCCAAGAAGATGAACTCGATTTGGACTTAATTAGAAAG GCCAAGATCTTCCATTATGGTTCTATAAGTCTTATAACAGAACCATGCAAATCAGCACATATAGCTGCAGCAAAGGCTGCGAAAGATGCTGGTGTAGTTCTGTCTTATGACCCTAACCTGAGGCTTCCTTTATGGCCTTCTGCGGATAGTGCAAGAGAAGGAATTCTGAGTATATGGGAGACTGCAGATATCATTGAG ATAAGTGAAGAAGAGATCTCTTTTCTCACAAAGGGTGAAGACCCGTATGACGATGCGGTTGTTCATAAATTATTCCATCCAAACCTCAAGCTACTCCTGGTGACTGAAGGTGCAGAAGGCTGCAGGTATTATACCAAG GAGTTCAGTGGTAGAGTCACGGGAATGAAG GGGAAGATAGCATTAATCACTGGTGGTGACTCTGGAATTGGAAGAGCAGTGTGCAATTTATTTGCATTAGAGGGTGCAGCTGTGATTTTCACCTATGTGAAGGGACAAGAGGACAAGGATGCGAGGGATACTATTGAAATGATAAAAAGGGCTGGGATACTATTGAAATGA